In Excalfactoria chinensis isolate bCotChi1 chromosome 5, bCotChi1.hap2, whole genome shotgun sequence, a single genomic region encodes these proteins:
- the FSHB gene encoding follitropin subunit beta, producing MKTLNCYVLLFCWKAICCYSCELTNITIAVEREECEMCITVNATWCSGYCFTRDPVYKYPPVSSVQQICTFKEVVYETVKIPGCGDHPESFYSYPVATECHCETCDTDSTDCTVRGLGPSYCSFSHNGSNQ from the exons ATGAAGACACTTAACTGTTATGTGCTGTTATTCTGCTGGAAAGCAATCTGTTGCTATAGCTGTGAACTCACCAACATTACTATAGCAGTGGAAAGAGAAGAATGTGAAATGTGCATTACAGTGAATGCCACGTGGTGCTCAGGATACTGCTTCACAAGG GATCCAGTATACAAATATCCACCGGTCTCATCTGTACAGCAAATATGTACCTTCAAAGAGGTTGTGTATGAAACAGTGAAGATCCCTGGCTGCGGTGACCATCCTGAATCTTTTTACTCATACCCAGTAGCTACAGAGTGCCACTGTGAGACCTGTGACACCGATAGCACTGACTGCACCGTGAGGGGACTGGGGCCATCCTACTGCTCCTTCAGTCACAATGGAAGCAATCAATGA